A segment of the Alistipes communis genome:
TCTTCGTCGACGGCGTCGAGCGGGATGCAGCGGATCGTGGCTTTGGTCGCCTCCTTGATCGCCACCTCGGTCTCGACGGTACCGTCCCAGTGCGCCGCCACGAAGCCGCCTTTGGTGTCGAGCGTGCGGACGAACTCCTCCCACGTATCGACGGGCGTAATCATCGAATCGCGGAACGACCTGGCCTTGTCGAAGATGCCTTGCTGGATTTCGTCCATCAGCGCTGCCACGCGGTCGATCAGCCCCTCCTGCGGTACGACCTCCTTTTCGAGCGTGTCGCGGCGCATCAGTTCGATCGTGCCGTTTTCCAGATCGCGCGGGCCGAGCGCCAGCCGTACCGGCACGCCTTTGAGTTCGTATTCGGCGAACTTGAAGCCCGAACGGACATTGTCGCGTGCGTCGACCTTGACGCTCAGTCCGCGTGCGCGGAGTTCGGCGGCGATCGCGTCGAGCTTGGCGACGATCGTCTTCATCTGCTCCTCGCCCTTGTAGATCGGGACGAGCACCGCCTGGATCGGCGCGAGCGCCGGCGGCAGCACCAACCCGTTGTTGTCCGAATGGGCCATGATGAGCGCTCCCATCAGGCGGGTCGAGACGCCCCACGACGTGGCCCACACGTATTCGAGCTTGCCCTCCTTGTTGGTGAACTGCACGTCGAACGCCTTGGCGAAATTCTGCCCCAGAAAGTGCGACGTACCGCTCTGCAACGCCTTGCCGTCCTGCATCAGCGCCTCGATCGTGAGCGTGTCCTCGGCGCCTGCGAACCGTTCGTTGGGCGACTTGTGGCCCACGATCACGGGCAGGGCCATGTATCGCTCGGCGAACTCCTTGTAGACGTTTATCATCTTCGTGGCCTCGGCGATCGCCTCCTCGCGCGTCTCGTGGGCGGTGTGCCCCTCCTGCCACAGGAATTCGGCCGTGCGGAGGAACAGGCGCGTGCGCATCTCCCAGCGCACGACGTTGGCCCACTGGTTGCACAGGATCGGCAGGTCGCGGTAGGAGTGGATCCAGTTCTTATAGGTATTCCAGATGATCGTCTCCGACGTAGGGCGCACGATCAGTTCCTCTTCGAGCCTGGCGTCGGGATCGACCACCACGCCCTTGCCTTCGGGATCGTTTTTCAGCCGGTAGTGCGTCACTACGGCGCACTCCTTGGCGAAGCCTTCGACGTGGTGCGCCTCCTTCGAGAAGAAGGACTTGGGGATGAAGAGCGGGAAGTAGGCGTTCTCGTGGCCCGTCTGCTTGAACATCCGGTCCAGAATGGCCTGCATCTTCTCCCAGATGGCATAACCGTAGGGTTTGATGACCATGCAGCCGCGGACGGCCGAGTTCTCGGCCAGGCCGGCCTTCACGACCAGATCGTTGTACCATTGCGAGTAGTTCTCCTCGGATTTGGTCAAATCTTTGAGTTCTTTTGCCATATGCTTGCTTTTCGGTATTTTCCGAGCGACAAAATTAGCAAAATAAATCGGGAATCGCGAATGATCGGCTGAGAATTAACCGTTGCGCGGAGTGCTTCTTTCGACGATACGATGCGGAATTCGGGCGTTCGCATCTGCGTCCGCCGTGTTTCCGTCTGCGGTGCATCGCGGAATTTGTCGTACGTTCCGTGCGACCGTGACTTTTTTTTGTGTCCGTTGCGGCAGACCGGAGGCTTTGTCCTTGCGGGCTGCAAAAGAGACGGACGGCTCCGCGAAGCCGTCCGTCGTGCGATCTGCGATTTGGTAATTAGAATCGGAAAATCAGCGACATGGCCACATTGTGCCGTTTCGACTTGGTGTCGAACAACCCCGTGGTGGTGAAGAAATCGCCCGTCGCATTCTCGATGCTGTAAAAGAGCCGATACTTCGTCTGTTTGTCGGTGACGTTCTGGTAGGCCAGATCGAGCGTCACGTAGCGCGAAAGGTTGAACCCGACGCCGGCGGTGATGTAGCGGGTCTCGTACGTGAGCGGCGAGTCGTAGTAATGCTCCCTGTTTTTGAACATCGAGTCGGTGTAGCCCGCGCCTACGCGCAGCGCTATCGTCGGCAGCGGCTTGAACTCGACGCCGGCGCGGATCGTGTTCGTACCCTGGAAAGCCTGTTTGAATTCGGCCTTGTACTCTTCGGGGTAGGGCTCGAAGCCGTCGGGTGTATTCTTCACGCGGATGCCGTTGTACCAGTCGCGTTCGTAGTCGACCGTAATCAGGCCGAAGTTCCCGAAGGTGTAGGAGATGCCGAACAGCAGGCGCGCCGGCGAGGTGAAGCACCACGAGTTGCTGCCCATATCGTCCTGATAGGGCGTACCGTCCTGATTGATCTCTGTCTTTTCGGTGGCGTTGTTGTACATCTGTGTCGTGATGTCGCCGTAGTAGCTGCGTTCGAGCGAATAGTAGGTCGGCGTATGGAATGCCACGCCGATGCGCAGGCTTTCGATCGGCCGGACGGTTACGCCCAGTTTGAAATTGACGCCCGAACCGTCGAGCACCGATTTCTGGTAGAGGTCGGCGTAGTCCAGCTGCGTTTCGAGCTCCTCGCCGGCTGAATTAATTGCCTGGCCGTGGTCGTAGCGGTAATCCTCGCCGTAGTAGACGCCCGTGGCCTTGTGTACGCTCTGGATGCCGATCGTGGCGCCGATATAGACGATGTTGTTCAGATTGGCGCCCGCCGAGATGGTGAACTCGTTGATCGAACCCGAATTGACGACGTCCATGTAATGGAGGATCGACGCGTTGCTACCGATGCAGTCGGGAACATAGGTGGGCTTTTCCTCCTGTGTCTCGGGATCGGTATAGAAGTGGCGGCTGATCATAAAACCGTTGTAACCCAGCACTGCCGGCCAGTAATAGGGATTGACATTATAGCCCAATTCGTCGTTGCCGTTGGGAAAGATGCCGGCCTGTCCGAGCTGCTGCCCGAAGATGTCGGCGATCGTCGGCGCCCATACCGAACCTCCGGCATAGGGCGTATCGGTCTTGTAGGAGTAGCGGCTGTTGAAATCCGCGATGCGGTTCAGCCCGATGCCCACCGTGAAGCTGGTGAGCGTGCCCGTCCCTTCGTAGGCGTTGAGCGCCGCGCCGAAGTTGGCCATCGAAAAGCGGTTCTTGCCGTTCTTGGCATAGGACATCGTGCCGGGCGTCTCCGACGACTGGAAGGTCATCATCGGCGTCAGCGCGATTTCGTTGCGGCGGTACATGCCCAGCCCCGCCGGATTGATCGACATCGAAGCCAAGTCGGCTCCCAGCGAGGTGAAGGCTCCGCCGAGCGCCATCGAGCGGGCCGTGCCCAATGCCTGCGGCTGCGACATCTGCGCCATTTCGCCGGCCAATACGCCGTCCTGGTTCAGTACGGCGCCGCCGAAGGCCAGTGTCCCGCGCTGCTGCGCCTGCAACGATCCTGTCGCAACCAGTGCGGCCGCCCATATTGCAATCTGTAACTTTCTCATAATCCGATGCTGTTTAACTCGGTTGAACATTTAACGCCCCCGGAATCCGCGGCTGCCGCCCGACGAGGTGCCGCCTCCGCTTCCGCCGCGCGAACCGCCCCCGCTGTTGTAGCTTCCGCTGCGGCTTCCGCCGCGCGAGCCGCTGTTGAACGAACTGCCCGAATTGTTGCGGTAGGTGCTGTTGCTGCGGTAGCTGTTCTCGCGTTCGTTGTAGCTGTTATTGTTGTACGTGTTCCCGTTGCCGCGGTAGACATTGCTGCTGTTGTTGCTGCGGCCGCCGCTGTTGTAGTAGACGCCGCCGCTGTTGTTGCGGTTGCTGTTGTAGCTTCCGCCGCGCGATCCGCTCCCCGACGTGCCGTAGTTGCGGTAGCTGCCGTTGCGCGACGGCGTACCGTAGCTGCGGTAGTTGCGCGGGATCGATCCGTTGTTGTTGAGCCGGTAGTTGGGACGCGGGCGATAGTAATGCGGGTGTCCCCAGTGCGGATGCCCCCAGTACGGATAGTAGCCTCCGTACCAATAGCTGTGGTTCCACCACGGATTGTACCAGCCTCCCCAGCCCCAATAGGGGCCGTACCCCCAGCCGTAATAGGGCCAGCCGTAGCCCCAACTGCTGTACCAGCTGCCGTAGATGCCGGCCATATACCCCGCCGCGAAGCCGGTGG
Coding sequences within it:
- the proS gene encoding proline--tRNA ligase; the encoded protein is MAKELKDLTKSEENYSQWYNDLVVKAGLAENSAVRGCMVIKPYGYAIWEKMQAILDRMFKQTGHENAYFPLFIPKSFFSKEAHHVEGFAKECAVVTHYRLKNDPEGKGVVVDPDARLEEELIVRPTSETIIWNTYKNWIHSYRDLPILCNQWANVVRWEMRTRLFLRTAEFLWQEGHTAHETREEAIAEATKMINVYKEFAERYMALPVIVGHKSPNERFAGAEDTLTIEALMQDGKALQSGTSHFLGQNFAKAFDVQFTNKEGKLEYVWATSWGVSTRLMGALIMAHSDNNGLVLPPALAPIQAVLVPIYKGEEQMKTIVAKLDAIAAELRARGLSVKVDARDNVRSGFKFAEYELKGVPVRLALGPRDLENGTIELMRRDTLEKEVVPQEGLIDRVAALMDEIQQGIFDKARSFRDSMITPVDTWEEFVRTLDTKGGFVAAHWDGTVETEVAIKEATKATIRCIPLDAVDEEGACIYSGKPSHQRVLFARSY
- a CDS encoding OmpP1/FadL family transporter, with the translated sequence MRKLQIAIWAAALVATGSLQAQQRGTLAFGGAVLNQDGVLAGEMAQMSQPQALGTARSMALGGAFTSLGADLASMSINPAGLGMYRRNEIALTPMMTFQSSETPGTMSYAKNGKNRFSMANFGAALNAYEGTGTLTSFTVGIGLNRIADFNSRYSYKTDTPYAGGSVWAPTIADIFGQQLGQAGIFPNGNDELGYNVNPYYWPAVLGYNGFMISRHFYTDPETQEEKPTYVPDCIGSNASILHYMDVVNSGSINEFTISAGANLNNIVYIGATIGIQSVHKATGVYYGEDYRYDHGQAINSAGEELETQLDYADLYQKSVLDGSGVNFKLGVTVRPIESLRIGVAFHTPTYYSLERSYYGDITTQMYNNATEKTEINQDGTPYQDDMGSNSWCFTSPARLLFGISYTFGNFGLITVDYERDWYNGIRVKNTPDGFEPYPEEYKAEFKQAFQGTNTIRAGVEFKPLPTIALRVGAGYTDSMFKNREHYYDSPLTYETRYITAGVGFNLSRYVTLDLAYQNVTDKQTKYRLFYSIENATGDFFTTTGLFDTKSKRHNVAMSLIFRF